A DNA window from Solanum lycopersicum chromosome 3, SLM_r2.1 contains the following coding sequences:
- the LOC101258632 gene encoding probable xyloglucan endotransglucosylase/hydrolase protein 23, with protein MASSSSKLVLVMCFMISAFGIAIGAKFDQEFDITWGDGRAKILNNGDLLTLSLDKISGSGFQSKNEYLFGKIDMQLKLVPRNSAGTVTAYYLSSQGPTHDEIDFEFLGNLSGDPYTLHTNVFSQGKGNREQQFHLWFDPTADFHTYAITWNPQRIIFYVDGTPIREYKNSESIGVSYPKNQPMRIYSSLWNADDWATRGGLVKTDWSQAPFSASYRNFSANACIPTSSSSCSSNSAASTSNSWLNEELDNTSQERLKWVQKNYMVYDYCTDSKRFPQGFPADCVQNI; from the exons atggcttcttcttcttctaagtTAGTACTTGTAATGTGTTTTATGATTAGTGCTTTTGGCATTGCAATTGGGGCCAAGTTTGATCAAGAATTCGACATTACATGGGGTGATGGCAGAGCAAAAATACTTAACAATGGCGACCTCCTTACTCTCTCACTTGACAAAATCTCAGGCTCTGGTTTTCAATCCAAGAATGAATATCTGTTTGGTAAAATTGACATGCAGCTCAAACTTGTCCCAAGAAATTCTGCTGGCACTGTCACTGCTTACTAT TTGTCGTCACAAGGACCAACACATGATGAGATAGATTTTGAATTCTTGGGAAATTTAAGTGGTGATCCTTATACTCTCCATACTAATGTATTTAGTCAAGGCAAAGGAAACAGAGAACAACAATTTCATCTTTGGTTTGACCCTACTGCTGATTTCCACACTTATGCCATCACTTGGAATCCACAACGCATCAT ATTTTATGTGGACGGAACGCCAATTAGAGAATACAAGAATAGTGAATCGATTGGAGTTTCATATCCAAAGAACCAACCCATGAGGATATATTCGAGTCTTTGGAATGCTGATGATTGGGCTACAAGAGGAGGCCTTGTTAAGACTGATTGGAGCCAAGCACCCTTTAGTGCTTCTTACAGAAACTTCAGTGCTAATGCTTGTATTCccacttcttcatcttcttgcAGTTCCAATTCTGCAGCTTCAACTAGCAATTCATGGTTGAATGAAGAGTTAGATAACACAAGCCAAGAGAGGCTCAAATGGGTGCAGAAGAATTACATGGTTTATGATTACTGCACTGATTCAAAGCGATTTCCACAGGGATTTCCAGCAGATTGTGTTCAGAATATCTGA
- the LOC101258926 gene encoding probable xyloglucan endotransglucosylase/hydrolase protein 23 gives MASSSKLVLVMCFMISAFGIAIGAKFDQEFDITWGDGRAKILNNGDLLTLSLDKISGSGFQPKNEYLFGKIDMQLKLVPGNSAGTVTAYYLSSQGPTHDEIDFEFLGNLSGDPYTLHTNVFSQGKGNREQQFHLWFDPTADFHTYSITWNPQRIIFYVDGTPIREYKNSESIGVSYPKNQPMRIYSSLWNADDWATRGGLVKTDWSQAPFSASYRNFSANACIPTSSSSCSSISATSTSNSWLNEELDNTSQERLKWVQKNYMVYDYCTDSKRFPQGFPADCVQNI, from the exons ATGGCTTCTTCTTCTAAGTTAGTACTTGTAATGTGTTTTATGATTAGTGCTTTTGGCATTGCAATTGGGGCCAAGTTTGATCAAGAATTCGACATTACATGGGGTGATGGCAGAGCAAAAATACTTAACAATGGCGACCTCCTTACTCTCTCACTTGACAAAATCTCTGGCTCTGGTTTTCAACCCAAGAATGAATATCTGTTTGGTAAAATTGACATGCAGCTCAAACTTGTCCCAGGAAATTCTGCTGGCACTGTCACTGCTTACTAT TTGTCATCACAAGGACCAACACATGATGAAATAGATTTTGAATTCTTGGGAAATTTAAGTGGTGATCCTTATACTCTCCATACTAATGTATTTAGTCAAGGCAAAGGAAACAGAGAACAACAATTTCATCTTTGGTTTGACCCTACTGCTGATTTCCACACGTATTCCATCACTTGGAATCCACAACGCATCAT ATTTTATGTGGACGGAACGCCAATTAGAGAATACAAGAATAGTGAATCGATTGGAGTTTCATATCCAAAGAACCAACCCATGAGGATATATTCGAGTCTTTGGAATGCAGATGATTGGGCTACAAGAGGAGGACTTGTTAAGACTGATTGGAGCCAAGCACCCTTTAGTGCTTCTTACAGAAACTTCAGTGCTAATGCTTGTATTCccacttcttcatcttcttgcAGTTCCATTTCTGCAACTTCAACAAGCAATTCATGGTTGAATGAAGAGTTAGATAACACAAGCCAAGAGAGGCTCAAATGGGTGCAGAAGAATTACATGGTTTATGATTACTGCACTGATTCAAAGCGATTTCCACAGGGATTTCCAGCAGATTGTGTTCAGAATATCTGA